A genomic region of uncultured Treponema sp. contains the following coding sequences:
- a CDS encoding L-threonylcarbamoyladenylate synthase — protein sequence MICSKNEESARIAADFLKRGKICVLPTDTVYGFSGIAENSLQEKFGTDAKIRKIKGREEKKPFIQLVSSPDEISKYSDFKIPEQLAKKWPGALTVIVPMKFPFSEKNTTVAFRCPGDLWLRNVIAECGFPIYSTSVNRSGNPVLDSVCEIEKEFSNEVDLIIDDGDKKGSLPSTIVLLENGGWKVLRQGSVIV from the coding sequence ATGATATGCAGTAAAAATGAAGAGTCTGCGCGTATTGCGGCGGATTTTTTGAAGCGCGGAAAAATTTGCGTTCTTCCAACAGACACAGTCTACGGATTCAGCGGAATTGCTGAAAATTCATTGCAGGAAAAATTCGGCACAGACGCAAAAATAAGAAAAATAAAGGGCAGGGAAGAAAAAAAGCCTTTTATTCAGCTTGTTTCTTCTCCAGATGAAATATCAAAATATTCCGACTTTAAAATTCCAGAACAGCTTGCGAAAAAATGGCCTGGAGCTTTGACAGTTATAGTTCCGATGAAATTTCCTTTTTCTGAAAAAAATACAACTGTTGCCTTCCGATGTCCGGGAGACTTGTGGCTTAGAAATGTAATTGCCGAATGCGGATTTCCTATTTACAGCACAAGCGTGAACAGAAGCGGCAATCCTGTGTTGGATTCAGTCTGCGAAATTGAAAAAGAATTTTCAAATGAAGTTGACTTGATTATTGACGACGGCGACAAAAAAGGCTCTTTGCCTTCGACTATTGTGCTTTTGGAAAATGGCGGCTGGAAAGTTTTAAGGCAGGGAAGCGTTATCGTTTAG